The Amphiura filiformis chromosome 8, Afil_fr2py, whole genome shotgun sequence genomic sequence tagtaaaaactgttggatggacatgaaacttggtgggtacagttaccatcagccaggtaattgcgcccagccgagaaccgccaaatgtgggtaaccgcctagtttgtAATATTAGTGTATCCATTGTGAATATATTTGCAAGATTTGAacactcatcagtcctaaaatagagagaaaaaataggggtcccttGTTGTTTTTTGGGTGCCAGGCCGTTTTCGAGATTACCTCAGGTCAATCTCGAAAAGTACTGGAACAATATACgtgcattttatttgttttatctgATTTGAAGTCAGAAATAAAAGGCTGTGTAATAATTCTCTTCCCCCATTACCCCCTCCaccgtgcattagatgcatcaaactcaacatctcagtatgtgtgcattactTTGTACGATTTCACTCCCAACAGGTAGGTGATACATGTTTATTAACCTATGAATAATAAATGCTCATAGCACAGGTTGAACCCAGATGAGTCTTCTgacaatttgtttttttaaaatattttccacaggtcAATCTACTTAGCTGAAAGAGTGATACCTTGGTATATAACTAAAGGATGGCAACAAAGGGGGCAACAATGTTAAGACCTTTTATGTGTCCAGTTTGCAGGGCCATGTTCTACTCTTTTGACAACTTTTCACAACATATACGTAGACACAAGATAAGATGTAAAACACACCTTAACCATTGTCAAGGCATGGGTGCCCTGAGTGATCAAGTTTTCCATAGATATGGGATGAAAGAACATGTAATCACACAAAGATCCCATGGAAGGAAACcacatcagtgtgaatattgtcagaaatgcttttcaTCAAGTAGCAATCTGAAAGAGCACATCCAAACTCACACCATGGAGAAACCTTTTCAGTgtcagtactgtcagaaatgttttgctcggAGACGGGGCCTCGCAAGCCATATCAGAACTCACTCTAAAGAGActccatatcagtgtgaatattgtcagaaatatttGTTAACAAGTAGCAGTCTAAAactacacatcagaactcacaccaaagagaaaccctaccagtgtccgtactgtcagaaatgttttacacaagcGGGTACTCTCAAagagcacatcagaattcacaccatggagaaaccttttcagtgtcagtactgtcagaaatgttttgctcggAGACAGGGCCTCACaatccatatcagaactcactCTAAAGAGACTCCATATCAGTGTcaatattgtcagaaatatttGTTAACAAGTAGCAGTCTAAAactacacatcagaactcacaccaaagagaaaccctaccagtgtcagtactgtcagaaatgttttgcacaggcGGGCATTCTCAAagagcacatcagaattcacaccaaagagaaaccctatcagtgcgagtattgtcagaaatgttttagacAAGCTGGCACTCTAAAAGCGCACATCAGGACTCACACCAACGAAAAACCCTATCAGTGCGAGAATTGTGGAGAATGTTTTGCATACATTTATCTTCTCAAAATACATGTTGGCAAATGTAATGGAACCCTGTCCTTTAATAAACGCCATCATCAGTGTCAGTTCTGTCAGAAATACTTTTCAGAAAGCTCCGATTTGAAAGTGCAcatcaaaggtcacacaggaaAGAAACGCGTTATCAGTGTAACATTTGTTTTAAATGCTTTGCAACAAATAATCACCTCAAAAGGCACACtacaactcataccaaagagaaaccctaccagtgtgTGCAATGCCATAAATGCTTTGCACAAAATGCCCATCTCaaagaacacatcagaactcacactaatgagaaaccctatcagtgtgaatattgtcagaaatgttttggtaCAAAGTCTCATCTCAAAgcgcacatcagaactcataacaacgagaaaccctatcaatgtgaatattgtcagaaatgttttacacgaaATAATAATCTTaaacaacacatcagaactcacaccaatgaAAAACTCTACCAATGTGAGTTTTGCCAGAAATGCTTTGGAAGCAATTCTCATCTTATAGAACacgtcagaactcacaccaaagagaaaccttatcagtgcgaAGATTGTGGGAAATGCTTTGCAACGAGAAGTTCTCTCaaaaaacacatcagaactcataccaaagataAATCCGTGCAATGTGAGTATTGTGGGCAATGCTTCATTGATAAATATAATTTGACAAGACActtcagaactcacaccaaagagaaaccctatcagtgtgagttttgtcagaaatgctttgcagaaAAAGGCACTCTCACAAGGCACATTAGAACTCACAACAAATAAAACTATCAGTGTGAGTATCGTAAGAAATGCTTTGCATGAAGTACGTGATAGTCAAAGAGAACTCGAGTACAAGACACTGCAAATAAAACCCTATGTGTGAGCATAGCCAGAAATGCTTTGACAAAGTAGTGACTTGAAGAAATgtatagtgtatattgttgtggaaaaaaagttcacctggacttttgattttgccactttggccattatggatgatttttggcaaatgttttctaaaagcatgatttcagtgcctcggtttgaagaaatacttaatgctattgactagtaaagtgccatttcataagaaacccctttgatactttcacaattgGGTGTTAAGTTTGCCTCAAAAAGGGGTCTATAGACTACATAATTTAAAACAACAAAGACAAAGAAGATATTAGCTGACTTTTCACcctatatatttatatttgctggagatcagtggcatagatttctttttggcattagggGCAGATGGGGATGGAAATTgtggctatcttttagaataccctaccattttttacattcacagtgtatgtgtatggatCGTTCATAAAAgcccccattgaaaatctacagtggtaggctattctaaaagaaatccgaAATTGtttttgaagtatagtgaatccagtaccATTTGGCGACAGCATACgttcatatagacgaatccaagtagccaagtcatggtcaggatttggtcggacatctttgggtagccgctagcaccaacctggtgttttgagcgtccaaattgtgcaaataaaagccgcctaacacctagagaagatgcaaggacgaggagttaatagaataatagctaataatatataccaTGGAGATAATTccacaggtaatcccgtcgcattcatacatagtccttttgttcgcaagtatatCAATGCaaagataccgcgtgtagttaatccgattattatgtcatttcaacagcgaatagaccatgctgcgtgttttgtcgaaggaactgtatcgtgttattcttttgtctgcctgtgttttcgcggaaggtgtaaatcgggtgatggaatgcagtttaaacttTCCGCCAAGGcagaatcatttcacattttgagtgcattggagctgacggctacccaactaaaggctgctagtcaggtgtaggaatgcgtgaatttagattcgtctatagtccgaataatcagacccagagcaaaatattaatttctgacatgatcctattctgggtctgaactgtttctattcgaaatcttgatggcaaagtggacaaaagaagcacatggtcctacttcagttttttatcccctattcatgttgcgtgaatcactctattccatccttttgatacttgagtatttggacaagcggaacagttttgacagaccctttgtctacctctctg encodes the following:
- the LOC140158772 gene encoding uncharacterized protein; the protein is MATKGATMLRPFMCPVCRAMFYSFDNFSQHIRRHKIRCKTHLNHCQGMGALSDQVFHRYGMKEHVITQRSHGRKPHQCEYCQKCFSSSSNLKEHIQTHTMEKPFQCQYCQKCFARRRGLASHIRTHSKETPYQCEYCQKYLLTSSSLKLHIRTHTKEKPYQCPYCQKCFTQAGTLKEHIRIHTMEKPFQCQYCQKCFARRQGLTIHIRTHSKETPYQCQYCQKYLLTSSSLKLHIRTHTKEKPYQCQYCQKCFAQAGILKEHIRIHTKEKPYQCEYCQKCFRQAGTLKAHIRTHTNEKPYQCENCGECFAYIYLLKIHVGKCNGTLSFNKRHHQCQFCQKYFSESSDLKVHIKGHTGKKRVISVTFVLNALQQIITSKGTLQLIPKRNPTSVCNAINALHKMPISKNTSELTLMRNPISVNIVRNVLVQSLISKRTSELITTRNPINVNIVRNVLHEIIILNNTSELTPMKNSTNVSFARNALEAILIL